The Planococcus liqunii genome includes a region encoding these proteins:
- a CDS encoding TetR/AcrR family transcriptional regulator gives MGDKKENLSPQAERTKHQFKQAFTELINEKGFSHVSVTDIVQRAQYNRATFYLYYLDKPDITEELRSEMFQQIKQTSKDRYIPGKEVVTESMNEDSFGLVSFIYDNRSFFNLYLKEDTIPGLYQDLPRAIFELFDEQFTFTPVGDHDINSPAFKLYMAHGTAGLILDWAKNGYQKSPREVSRELIGILQAIAVGFRVE, from the coding sequence ATGGGAGACAAGAAAGAAAACCTGTCACCGCAGGCGGAACGGACAAAACATCAATTCAAACAGGCGTTCACCGAGCTGATCAATGAAAAAGGATTCAGCCATGTATCGGTAACGGATATTGTGCAGCGTGCCCAGTATAACCGGGCGACTTTTTACCTCTACTATTTGGATAAGCCGGACATTACAGAAGAGCTGAGAAGTGAGATGTTCCAGCAAATCAAACAGACCAGCAAAGACCGCTACATTCCGGGCAAAGAAGTGGTTACCGAGTCGATGAACGAAGATTCGTTCGGGCTGGTAAGCTTCATCTACGATAACCGCTCTTTCTTCAATCTCTATTTGAAAGAAGACACCATCCCTGGCCTGTACCAGGATTTGCCGCGCGCGATTTTTGAATTGTTTGATGAGCAGTTCACTTTTACGCCTGTAGGCGACCATGACATCAATTCTCCGGCGTTTAAGCTGTACATGGCCCATGGCACGGCTGGGCTCATCTTGGACTGGGCAAAAAACGGCTACCAGAAGTCGCCAAGAGAAGTGTCAAGAGAACTGATCGGGATTTTGCAGGCGATTGCTGTCGGTTTTCGGGTGGAGTAA
- a CDS encoding GNAT family N-acetyltransferase, producing MEINYVEESDLSLCTDVFIEVFNGEPWNDEWESEKAGRYLLDFYRMPGFLGLLATEGEELIGFLFGVRRVWWSGDEFFIHEMCVKSSQQNKGIGKALMDRLLEELEARSITHLSLLTDRGIPAEAFYKKNGFTEVERLVFLSRGVN from the coding sequence ATGGAAATCAACTATGTCGAAGAAAGCGACCTGTCATTGTGCACGGATGTGTTTATCGAAGTCTTTAATGGAGAGCCCTGGAACGATGAATGGGAATCGGAAAAAGCCGGACGCTATCTCTTGGATTTTTACCGCATGCCTGGCTTTCTGGGGCTCTTGGCAACAGAAGGCGAAGAGCTTATCGGTTTTCTTTTCGGCGTCCGCCGCGTTTGGTGGAGCGGTGATGAATTCTTTATCCATGAGATGTGTGTCAAAAGCAGCCAGCAGAACAAAGGAATCGGCAAAGCTTTGATGGACCGGCTGCTGGAAGAACTAGAGGCGCGTTCAATCACTCATCTTTCGCTGCTCACCGACCGGGGGATACCGGCTGAAGCGTTTTATAAGAAAAATGGATTTACGGAAGTGGAGCGCCTTGTGTTTTTAAGCAGAGGCGTCAATTAA
- a CDS encoding bile acid:sodium symporter family protein produces the protein MKALSKLSSLAGTYFALIVIVFSVLAFMVPSLFTSFGAYITILLGVVMFGMGLTLQASDFKLVFTNPIPVLIGLVAQFSIMPTIAFIIAYLLQLPAELAAGLVLLGSVPGGTSSNVMVYLAKGNVPLSITMTSVSTLMAPIMTPFLLLIFAGQWLPVDPISMFMSIIQVIIIPILLGLMVSKFLPAITKKSESILPLISIVAITIIVSAIVANNKENIATAGILVFVAVLLHNAFGLILGYFAAKALKLSRQDQRAISIEVGMQNSGLGVALASAYFTPLAALPSAFASAWQVITGTFLATYWAKHEVPKDSDAAVNTQTDRNPLTNAKGPTK, from the coding sequence ATGAAAGCGTTAAGCAAACTCAGTAGCCTAGCGGGCACATACTTTGCATTGATCGTCATCGTATTTTCGGTACTTGCTTTTATGGTTCCAAGTCTATTTACTTCATTTGGCGCCTACATCACCATTTTACTCGGCGTCGTTATGTTCGGTATGGGTTTGACACTGCAGGCATCTGATTTTAAATTGGTCTTCACAAATCCTATACCTGTTTTAATTGGGCTAGTCGCACAATTTTCCATCATGCCGACCATTGCATTTATTATTGCGTACCTACTACAATTACCCGCTGAACTTGCAGCAGGCCTAGTTTTGCTTGGCAGTGTTCCGGGTGGAACTTCTTCAAATGTGATGGTCTATTTAGCAAAAGGGAACGTTCCCCTATCCATCACTATGACGAGTGTTTCCACTTTAATGGCGCCAATCATGACGCCCTTCCTGTTATTGATATTTGCAGGGCAATGGCTGCCTGTTGATCCAATTTCCATGTTTATGTCCATTATTCAAGTAATCATTATTCCAATTCTTCTTGGATTAATGGTTAGTAAATTTCTTCCAGCCATAACGAAGAAAAGTGAATCGATTCTTCCATTGATCTCCATTGTGGCAATCACCATCATTGTGTCGGCGATTGTTGCTAATAATAAAGAAAACATTGCTACAGCTGGTATCCTCGTCTTTGTAGCCGTCCTGCTGCATAATGCATTCGGGCTTATACTTGGCTATTTTGCAGCAAAAGCGCTTAAATTATCACGCCAAGATCAGCGCGCCATTTCAATTGAAGTCGGCATGCAAAACTCTGGCTTGGGAGTAGCATTGGCTTCGGCTTATTTCACACCACTTGCTGCATTGCCGAGTGCCTTCGCATCTGCATGGCAAGTCATTACTGGGACATTTCTGGCTACCTATTGGGCAAAACATGAAGTTCCTAAAGACAGCGATGCGGCAGTAAATACACAGACGGACCGCAATCCTTTAACTAATGCAAAAGGGCCTACGAAGTAA